A genomic window from Hippocampus zosterae strain Florida chromosome 13, ASM2543408v3, whole genome shotgun sequence includes:
- the foxe1 gene encoding forkhead box protein E1, translating into MPVVKVEKDAPADASSAVADPPEDQPRGRRRKRPLQRGKPPYSYIALISMAIANSPDRKLTLGGIYKFITERFPFYRDNSKKWQNSIRHNLTLNDCFIKIPREPGRPGKGNYWALDPNAEDMFESGSFLRRRKRFKRCDLSTYASYVHENPVFAPVQITRSPAYSNAVYPNMTLSPSYGQQLPSSYYPSPSPPGFGPAQTRMFSINNLIGPPGGMLGAQGPDGMQQPVRSFTPEGIPNGSSPCSVAPPGFQNQTCGGAAPTRSSMQPGFAYSGPSGQSHHHHHHATPQGLYGQGHGQVYAASGRVGSSGETADPYGRVSPVQLGSFSQYNSATAGGYLRHPSYTGNMDRFVSAI; encoded by the coding sequence ATGCCggtggtcaaagtggagaaagacgCTCCGGCGGACGCATCCTCGGCGGTCGCCGACCCTCCGGAGGATCAGCCCCGAGGTCGACGCAGGAAAAGACCCCTGCAGCGAGGCAAGCCGCCCTACAGCTACATCGCCCTGATCTCCATGGCCATCGCCAACTCCCCGGACCGCAAGCTGACGTTGGGCGGCATCTACAAGTTCATCACGGAGCGCTTCCCCTTCTACCGGGACAACTCCAAGAAGTGGCAGAACTCCATCCGTCACAACTTGACGCTCAACGACTGCTTTATCAAGATCCCCCGGGAGCCGGGGCGCCCGGGGAAAGGCAACTATTGGGCCTTGGACCCGAATGCCGAGGACATGTTTGAGAGCGGAAGTTTTCTGCGGCGCAGGAAGCGCTTCAAGCGATGCGACCTGAGCACGTACGCCTCGTATGTGCACGAGAATCCGGTTTTCGCGCCGGTCCAGATCACCAGGTCGCCAGCTTACTCCAACGCCGTGTACCCGAACATGACCCTGAGCCCGTCCTACGGGCAGCAGCTGCCCTCGTCCTACTACCCTTCCCCGTCACCGCCCGGCTTCGGCCCGGCTCAGACTCGCATGTTCAGTATCAACAACCTAATCGGACCACCGGGCGGCATGCTGGGAGCGCAGGGGCCGGACGGAATGCAGCAGCCTGTCCGTAGTTTCACCCCCGAGGGGATCCCCAACGGATCCAGCCCCTGTAGCGTGGCGCCGCCGGGTTTCCAGAACCAGACGTGCGGAGGGGCCGCCCCGACCCGCTCCTCCATGCAGCCGGGTTTCGCCTATTCCGGACCCAGCGGTCAatcgcaccaccaccaccaccacgccaCCCCCCAGGGCCTCTACGGACAAGGCCACGGCCAAGTGTACGCCGCGTCCGGTCGCGTGGGCTCCTCAGGGGAGACGGCGGACCCCTACGGCAGGGTCTCGCCAGTGCAGCTGGGGTCTTTCTCCCAGTACAACAGTGCCACCGCAGGGGGTTACCTGCGACACCCGTCCTATACCGGGAACATGGACAGGTTTGTGTCCGCTATTTGA